In Candidatus Neomarinimicrobiota bacterium, the genomic stretch GGCGTTGAATTAGACACATTAGCCACCATCGATACGCCAGGTGAGGCCCTGGAAGTTCAATTTTACGAAAATTATCTGCTCAGTGCCAATAATATGGCTGGTATGAGCATCTTTGATCTGGGGGATGGGGGGAACAGCCTGACCCACCTGGCTGATATTGAAGTAGCCGGCTGGGTTAAACAGATCAGTATTTGGAATGACATAGCAGTTCTAGGTTGTGGGGAAAATGGGATATTTCTGGTGGATCTGAGTGATCCGGAACATCCCCGGGTTGATCAGGCCATTGATGCCGGATATACCTATCGTACTTATGTAGCAAACGATATAATCTACGCTGCTACACGTGAGGGGGTTAAACGCTATCGCATAGAAAGCAGATAACCAATGTTTAGATCCATTCAAATATTCATCACCACGCTACTTGCTCTCAATTTTTTGGGAGCAACTGATCTTATCCGACCTAAGCAGGAACTGACCCCTGTGGATGGTGGGATCCAGGTTAAACTTGATTTTCAACATATTTCTGAGACCCAGTGGCGCGATCTGCTGGCCCAGCCCCAATCCTTTCATGAATTTGGTTACGGTGTGGCAGGTGAACCCGGTGAAGCTGCCCTGCCTATGATCACCATGGTAATCCCGGTAACTGTCTCCGGTTCGATCCATGTAACGGCGCTGACTCGCACTGAGATCGCATTGGAAAATCCCGTGTTAAAGTCCAGCCCTGCAGGTCATTTGGACTCAGACCAACAGGCCCGGGAGATCAGGAATTTTGATTGGGGTCAGGCTGTCCGTTCCCAGGATAATGATATAATTTTAGGTGACCTTGTGAACATGCGAGGTCAGCAATTTCTACCCATCACGCTGCATCCCCTGCAATTAGACCCCACTGATCGGTCATTGAGCATTACCAGTACGCTGGAATTCGAGCTTCTCGGTGTCGAGTTAACCGAAACCATTCAAAGAACCGAAGATGGTGGTATTCGATCCATTAGTTTACCGACAGATCAGTTTGCACCCAAAGGCCACTATCTCATCATCACCACTCCAACCTTTGAGTCGTATATCCAATATTTTGCTGACTGGAAACTGCGCCAGGGTTACGAAGTGACCATTGTTAACACGACTACAACTGGTCAATCAGCCTATAATATCAAGGCGTATCTACAGGGAGTCTGGGACACCTGGGAAAGCCGACCCGATTATCTGGTTTTAGTGGGAGATGTTGATCAGGGGCTTCCCGGTCACTATGTCCAGAACCCTGAAGGGGACAATCTGGTCACTGATCATCCCTACGCTCTGTTGGAGGGGGATGATTCCTTTCCGGAATTAATGGTGGGACGACTTTCCGTTGATACCATCTCGGAGTTGATCGCTTTTACTGCCAAGATCGTGGCTTACGAGAGCAACCCGTACATGATCAATACAGATTGGTTCCAACGTGCTTTGATGATCTCCACAACCTGGGGAGCAGCCTCAGCGCAAGCCACCAAAGAATGGGTGGCAGACAAGTTGGTCGAAAATGGCTTTGAGCAGGTCTATACGGCTTATCACCCGGCGCAATCCTCCGCTTCTGCGATTTCCAACCCCATCAACCAGGGTGTGGCTTATGTGAATTATCGTGGTTACGGAATGTATAATGGCTGGTATGGACCAGACTTCACCAACGATAATATTCAAAGTTTGATCCACAATGGTTCCAGAACTCCGGTGATTACTTCAGTGGTGTGCGGTGGCGGTAATTTTGCCTCTTATGTGGATCCCTGCTTTGGCGAAAAATGGACCCGGATCGGCACCATGAACAATCCCAAAGGAGCTGTGGCATTTTTTGGTCCCAGTGAACTGTACACCCATACCCAGTTTAATAATGTTATCGATATCGGGATCTATTCCGGTATCTTTGATCTGGGGTTAACCACACTGGGTGAAGCACTTTGGCATGGTAAATTTGAACTCTGGCGTAATTATCACCAGAATACCTATCTTCCTTTTGGTCATACCCCGGAATTCTATCATTATGTTTACAATCTGTTGGGTGATCCAGGGATGCAGCTATGGACCGATGTCCCGCAATTGCTCAATGTTGAGCATATCGACACACTATCCAGCGGAGATAATGCCCTGGTTGTGAGTGTGACAACAGGTTCAGGAACAGTCATTCCTGGTGCCTATGTTGCTTTGTTTAATGACGAAAATGCCATCGGTGGCTATAGTGATGCCAATGGTCAGATCCAGCTTCCTTTTCAGTCTGGCACAGAATCGGAGATTATGCTCACCGTTACCGGGAAAAATTTATTTCCCTATCTGGTTACTTTACCCATCGTTGCCTCAGATTACCCGCTGTCCTTGAGCGACTGGACCCTATCAGCAGATGGTTCTCTGGTTGCCGGACAGACCGGGGCAATGGATCTGACCCTGGTGAGTAACGGTGTCGAGCTTAATAATGTTACCCTTCGTTTTACAAGTACCACGGCAGGTGTGACGGTTCCGGATATCATCACTATTCCCAACATTCCAGCCGGAAATGTGCATGTGGAGGAGCAAGTAGAGCTCTCTACTGATGCCCATCTGGGACATGCAACTCCTGTCAATATTGCTGTGGAAGTGGCTACAGGCACAGAGATCTGGACCTGGTATCAAACGTTCAGTGTGCAGGCACCTCAAGTGACCATCAGTGCTCTAAATGTGATTGATGGCGCTCTGAATGCCGGAGATTCTGCCGAAGTAGAGATCGAGCTGTTGAATATGGGTGGTGTCCCATCAGATCAGGTCACGGTCATACCCCTGGCACATAACCTGGTGAGCTTTGATCATGGATCCCTGGTCTGTCCTGGTCTGGGAGTAGATGAAAGTGGAGATGTCTCCAATACTTTGAACCTGATCTTCAGCGAGCAGATCTTCCCTGGTGAAAGAATAAAGCTGCATTTTGAATGCATTCAGGCCGGTTTGATTGACACCCTGGAGTTTTGGCTTCAAGTTGGCGAGATCAACCGCTATGGTCCGTCGCAGGTGGATGATTATGGTTATCGGATGTTTGATAATTTTGATCTGGCCTACACCAAAACCCAGGCCTATGAGTGGGTGGAATTAGACCCGGTTCTGGGAGGTTCAGGCAGTCTTATCAACATGCATGATACCTATGAAGAAGGAGATGCCTCCCGGGTCATTGCCTTGCCTTTTGAGGTCAATTATTATGGAGAAAGCTATAACCAGATCACGGTTTGCACCAATGGTTGGGCCGCTTTTGGCAATCAATCAGCAGTGAATTTTCACAACCGTACGATTCCCTCTCCCGTGGGACCTGATGCCATGCTGGCACCTTATTGGGATGATCTGGCCACGAACCCCGGCACTGTTTTGCAGTTGACATCACCAGGTCAGGATCATTTCGTTATTCAGTGGAATCGCATGCGCAATTTGTGGTATCAGACCGATCTGAGTTTTCAGATCATCATCTATAACACCAATGACCATCCCACCGATTCAGGTGATAATGATATCAAGTTCCAATACAAAAGTTATGACAATATTGACCTGCAAGCGAACTTCTCAACCACTGGGATCGAAGCTCCAGATAGCCAGACCGGACTATTGGCATCTTACAATAATATGAATGACCCCAGCATTGGTTATTTGGCAAATCAGACAGCTCTTTTATTTACCACTGATCGTGGTGAACGACTTGCAGACGGCATGGCTGCAGTCAACACTACCAGTTTGAGTTTTACCCAGAACCCTTGGTCCACAGGCAGAGATTCCATTATTATTTCCAACGTAGGTGAGTCACCACTGGCGTATAATATTCACATTAATTCCACTTCGGATTTGATGCTGGCACCTCAGATAATCGTAGATCCCACTATCCATAAAGCAACTCCAGATGAGGTGGCTGATACACCCGGTATTCGCGAGGGTAGTGACGCTTTCGGATATACCTGGAAAAAAAGCATTGATGAGGGTGGACCGGATTACAACTGGGTCGATATTGCCATTCCACCCAATATTTTGAATTACACCGCTGATCCTGATGACAGCAGTATTGGTCCTGTATCATTGGGTTTTGAATTTCCCTATTATGGTGATGTGTATTCAGGGATCCATATTAGCAGCAATGGCACTTTTTCATTCATGAGCAACTATGCTCCCTGGTTAAATACGGTGTTGCCTACTGCTTCAGCCCCGTCAGCTTTGGTTGCTCCGTGGTGGGAGGATCTGAATAATGATGAAGGACCCCAGGGAACCATCTATTTTTGGACCAATAATTACGATCAATGTATCATCACCTGGCAGGATTTCCCCAAATGGGGCACCAGCAACCTGTATACCTTTCAAGTGATCATGGATGCTTTTGGCAAGATCATTTTTCAGTACCAGACCATTGACGGACCAACCACCAGTGCCACGGTTGGAATGCAGAATGCAGCGCGAAACATTGGTTTGCAGATCCATTATAACGAGACCACCACCTTTGCAGCCGAAACGGCCATTTCTATTTTGCCACCCGTCCAGTGGTTTGCTGCTTCAGGTTGGTCAGGTCAGATAGCACCTGGAGCTTCCAGCAGTTTTGTGGTTGATGTGCAAACCCGGAATTTGGATCCCGGACACTACGAGATACCCATGATCCTGACCACCAGTGCCATCAATTTTCCCATGGCTGATCTGCTGGTTTCACTGGATATCATCACGGGACAGCCTCCTGCAGGTGATTTGAATGGTGATTATCTGATAAATATCACTGACTTGATGAGTTTGTTGGATTTTATTCTTGTGCTGGAGGATATGAGTGAAGCACAGTTTATGCTGGCGGATCTATCGGCTGATAACACCGTGGATGTCATCGATGTGATCTTGCTGGTGGAGACGATCCTGGAAAATAATTAACTTGAATGAAACGGGAACTGTAGAGTTCTATCGAAAAAAAGGTACTAAAATAATGCGACTATTAAGCTTGCTTCTGATAACCGGAAGCCTTTTTGCAACTGGGAATTTTTCATGGGTTGAGGATGGCGTTCCAGTTCGCCAGGGAGTGCATATCGAATGGCAGCGTACCGGTGATGTCGGCGCCGCTGGTGAGATGATTTTTGCCTGGTCTGACACTCGCACGGGAGATCGTGATATTTATGTTCAAAAGATCGATACATCGGGGCAATTGCTCTGGGGATCAACCGGTATTAGAGCCACCCCTGTTGATGGCCGACAGGAAGATCCCGTTTTGGTTTCTGATGGAGCTGGTGGCGCTTTTCTGGCCTGGATTGATTACCGTGATGATGAATATGGTGATGTCTATGCTCAGCATCTTGATGAAAATGGAAATTTATCCTGGGATCCGGCCGGTGTGGCTCTGGCTGTGAATGCCGGGTCACAACAGACTGCCAATATGGCTCGGGGTGCTGTTGGATCTGCCTATGTAATTTGGAACGATGGCTCACTTTCAGAATCAGGGGACATCTTTGGGACTGTCCTCAGTCTGGATGGACCTCTGGCCACAGGGGGCACTGATGGTTTTTCACTGGTGAATGCCCCTGGAACCCAAACTGGCCACAGTATTGAAACCAGCGGTAGCGAAGTGGTTGTGGTTTGGCGTGATACACGTGATGTGAATGATCCAAATATCTATGGACAGCGGCTGGATGTGAATTTTACCGGATTATGGGGTGAAAATGGTCGTTTGGTCTGTGGAAATGACGCAGATCAGGTCTATCCGAAGGTTGCTCCGGCAAATGGAAACGCAGTAGTCGTTTCCTGGCTGGATGTTCGCAATAATATTAAAACAGATATATTCTCGCAACTGCTGGATGAAAATGGTGACGAGTTGTGGACCGCAGATGGTCTTCCTGTCACCAACCTCAGTTCAGAGCAGAAGGCTTGCCGGGTAAAGTCGAATGGCATTGACCAGATCTACTATGTCTGGGAAGATTTTCGCAACAACGCTCAAGACCCTGATATATACATGCAGAGTATCAACCTGGCTGGCGTTACCCAGTGGGCTGATGATGGTATTCCCATCGCTGAAGTGACCCTTAAACAGAAACAACCCCGCTTTACTCTGGCTGACGATGGGGGCATGTTCGTGACCTGGCTGGATGAAAGAGCGGGTGGGTTTCCCAAATCAGATATATATCTCCAACATGTTGATCTGGCTGGCAATATCGGGTTTGCCGAGAATGGCTTGGCTTTGACTTCGGGGTATCAATATCAAACAGGTGGTCTGGTTCGTCCGGATGGAGCAGGTGGTGCGCTGGTCCTATGGTCGAATGCCGCTTCAGGTAGTATTGGGCTTACCGGTCAACATGTGAATGCTTCAGGTGCTGAATCATGGGATGCAGATGGTCTGGAATTCTTTTTCGGGATTGATGGCGATGCTGCCAAATTTCAAACCCTCAGTTGGGGTGATGATGCTGCCATGATCTTCTGGGAAGATAATCGGTGGTCTGGAACTGGAGCTGTAGCTATGGCACAAGTTATGGATGGCAGTGCAGGAATCCAATTTGGTCTCGATGGTACCGTACTCTCCGAAAATGAACAACAGCGGAACCCGGTGTTGACCCCTGACAATGCAGGTGGTGCCTATTTGGCCTATACAAATGCATCAACTGGAGCTGAGATTCTGTATGCCCAGCATGTTGATGCTGAACTGCTGCCGACCTGGCCGGGAATTGGCTATCCGGTGAATCCCTCATCCACTTTTGGGGGAATACAACCCCACCTGGTGCAGGGCAATGACGGCTATCTATATTTACTTTGGACCGCTTTTTCTGATTTGTTCGAACTCATAATATATGGCCAGAAATATGATGCTGATGGTGTTGCCCAGTGGGTTGATGGTGGTCTGCCAATGAGTCCTTCAGAGATCGGAGGTGATCAATACATTACAGATGTGATCGCCATGGCCGATGGTTCTATCCTGTTTATATGGGAAGCTCAATTAGGTTATAACAATATCTATGTTTCCAAATTAGCCGGTGATGGCAATCTGATCTGGACCGAAGCGGTAACAGATGCATCAGACTCTCAGGTTGATGCTGTCTCGGCTTATGATGGCTCAAGTAATATGATCACCGTGGGTTGGCAGGATCAACGGAACGTGGCGCTGAGTGGGGTTGATCTGTATGTAGTTACTATTGATACTGATGGGAATGTAGGAACAGAACAATTAGTCAGTAACCGTTTTGGAGATCAAAACGATCTGCAGCTGAGTTTTGCTGATGACAACTCAGGTGTGCTCTATGCTGCCTGGCAGGATTTTAATGGATTTCAGCTGGATGTTTTTACCAAAAACCTTACTACTGATACTGCCGCTGAGCAGATCACAACCCTGCTCACTGATGATAAGAACCCGGCCTTGAAAGCAGTTACAGCTTCACGTTATCTGCTGGCCTGGGAAGACTGGAGTGATGATATCAGCACCGATCTTTACTTCTATGATTCTGAACCAGATAGTCCGGGACATGCTGCAGGCGGTGTACCATTGAGTTTGGCAGCCTTGAGCCAAAAAGAGCCCCAGATCGTCCCTTTCGCAGACAACACATCTGAATCAATGAACTATCTCATCACCTGGTTGGATATGCGCTCATCAGGGAAGACGGAATTAACCAATATTTATAGCCAGGCTTATACTGGCGTAATCACCTCAATTGATCCACCCGTACTGGCTAAGACTTTCAAGCTGGATAGGGCTTTTCCAAATCCTTTTAATGGAGCGGTGACCCTGCCCATCCGGAATGTAGCAGGTCAGCAGTTGACCCTCAGTATCTATGATCTCCAGGGAAGAGAACTCATCCATGAGACCCTGGACTCTGATCCAGGTCTTGACTATGTCTGGAATGGCATGGATATGCATGGAAACTCATTGAGTAGTGGCCTCTATCTCATCTCAGTCAGCTCTGATCAGCAACGTTTTTCACAAAAGATCATGCTGCTTAAGTGATGCTGGTCCATGGCTGAAATAATCAATAAAAACAATCGCTTATTATGCAATTAAGTCAAAATAAACAAGTGTTGTGGGGAAAATAGGTTATGCGAGTATTCATTGGCTTTTGCCTGCTGTTGATTCTGGCACCGTTTCAAGCGGGGGCTCAATCAAACTTGCGGGATTCAGTTATCGATCCACGTTATCATACCTACGAGGAAGTCGTAGCCTATATGGATTCCATTCAGGATATCCCGGCTTATGCTGCCATTCTGGAGGTACGTGAGATCGGCCGTTCAAACAACGAGGATCTGCCTATCTACGCAGTCAAACTGTCTGATAATCCAACTCAGGATGAAGATGAGCCCGCCCTGCTATTTATGGGACAGTGTCACGCCGAGGAAATTCTTGGTCTGGAGATCACCATCGGTCTCATTGACAGTCTTTTGCATGGTTTTGATGCCAATAATCCCCATGTGATGTCCATTCTGGAAAATCTGGAAGTGTGGGCTATCCCAACCTACAATCCAGAAGGGTTGCGAGTGGTCCATGATGGACTGGATGTCAGCTACCGCAAGAATAAGACAGACAACAATAATAATGGCATATTCGATTATGTACCAGGCATCGGTTATGATATCGATGGTGTTGATTTTAACCGGAATTTTAATTTTAACTGGATCTTTGGGGATGAATATGAAGTGGGGGATTATGATTATTACCGTGGTCCATCTCCCTTTTCCGAGTCAGAGGTCAGAGCGGTCGCCGCGTTAGCCAGACAGGAGCAATTCCTGCTTTCAGTGGCCTACCATTCAGCCCGCTCAGGCACACCGGAGATCATTTACTATTCTTGGGAATGGGAAGAAACCAAGCAGCCACCGGATATCGAGATCATGAGTTCCATGGCCAATATTTTAGCGCAGCGGATCATTAATGAATCAGGCGATGGCAATTATTCGGTTACTCCTGGCAAGACTCCTCGGGGAAATGCCCATGATTGGTTCTATACCCAGACCGGTTCTATTCAATTTCTTATGGAGGTGGGTACCAATAACCTGCAACCCAATGCGGCCATTATTGATGATACGGTCGAACGTAATCTGGAAGGTATTTTTTATCTGATGGACCGGGCTTTTGGCCGTGCTCCTGAAAGTAAGGCTATGATCACCGGTATTGTGACAGATGCCTCAGATGGTTTTGCCCTGGAGGGCGCTCAGATCCGTTTGGCAAAATTGGCTGCAGATTGGAGTCTGACTGAATTAGAAGGACTGATGATGCAGCCTCGGGTCACAGATGGTTTTGGGCGGTACCGCCGTCTGGTCAATCAGGGAACTTATCGGGTGATAGCTTCTGCTCCAGGGTTTGGTGCTGATACCATCCCTGCTGTTTTTACCAGTGATAGTTATGCCACCATTCTGGATTTTAGTCTTGAACCCATGACAATCCGCCAGATCGACCTGGATCTCACCCAATCAACAGGGATCGATGCCTATGAAGTGATTGTTTGGGATGAAACTCAGCGAGATACGCTAACCATGGCTCCTGGAGTGAACCGTTTTGATTGGCAGGGGAATGAGCTTTTCCTTGGAGTGTCTGCAGAGGGATATTTCCCTGAGAACCATCACTTCGATCTGTCAAATGCTACGACTTTTACACTTACTGTCACTTTACCGGCTGAACCGGTCACAGCTTACAGCACTGGTTTTGATGATCTGACGGACTGGAATATTACCTCCGGTTCGTGGGCAACCACCGCTGGAAAACTGGTCTCACAACCCGATCTGTTCTATGCTGCCGGATTGGATATGGAAATTACCCTGCCCAATATCAATCTGGATGTTTTTCCCGATGCTCAGCGTTTGGGAGTGGTTCTGAAACATGCCTATGAAGTTGAATGGCATCTGGATACACTTGCCCTGGAGTTGTGGACAGCAGATGAATCGGAGTTACTCATCAGTCAAACCTGGGTTGATCAAAATTTTAAAGATCATACCGAAACTTTTTTTATCCATGGATCTATTCCCGTATCCGGACTGTTGAAATTGCAGATGAAAACAGATTCAACTGTAGGCTTTAGAGGTTGGCAGATCGATTCCCTCGCGCTCTTTTTATCAGAATCTGAATTTGTCGGGATCGATCCGGTTGAAAAGGAGCGGAATACCCCAGGCTTCAGTCAGGATGCTGAGCTAAGCGCTACGCTGTCACCAAATCCGCTTCAAAAGCAAACCGAGCTGAATTTTACAGTGCCCAACTCAGGTATGGGTCAGATCCAGGTCTTTGATATCCGGGGTCGTGAAATATATCAGGAGCATATTTACTTTAACGCCGGAGCCAACTCCTGGATCTGGCTGGGGCAGGATCTGTCCGGGCATTCGGTAAGTAAAGGAATCTATTTTCTCCGGCTCACTGGAACGCAACAAACTATAACCCGTAAGCTGATGGTAATTGACAAGTTCTGAGGAATGATGCGAATTGAACATCAGAAGTGCAGTAAAAAACAACAAGGCTTGGTTGCGCTATATCATGCTTAACGTGACACTAGGTCCCCTTTTGAGCTTGTCACGGCGTAGTAAAACGAAGATGGAAGAGGATACAGGGGTGAGTTTGAACTGCAACGTTGGAAGCACAATAAGTACACTAGCAAAAAAAGGTTAAAACGATATGCTGAAAAGTTTTCTTAAGATTGGTTCGATCATCCTGTTCACTGCGATGATGCTTTCTGCAGCCGGACCTCTGGCTTTCAAAGATCTGTTGCAAAACTATCCAACTGTTGCAGATCGTTATGCCTGGGATTCATATCAACGTGGTCATTTCCTGGTCATTGGAGCCGATGCAGCCCTTACCAATCCATTCCTTGATTCCTTTCGCATTTTTAAAGAGCGACAAGGGTTTCGAGTAAATATGGTGCCGCTGTCAGAGACCGGTAGTAACAGTTCTGACATCCGCAGTTACATCGCTGATTATTATGCCACGCATGACCTGGAATACGTCTTGCTCATTGGCGATGTGAATGGTGCCTATGCTTTACCAACCTTCAGCTATGGCCCTGAAAATGATGTGACTGATCTACCCTATGTATTGATCGAGGGAGGTGGAGATGATTTCTTCCCGGAAGCATTTATCGGTCGCTGGCCCGTGGATACAGCCCAGGATCTGGTCAAAGTGATCACTCGCACCATCACTTATGCCCAAACTCCGGATGTGGAATCAGGTTATCTGGAAAGAGCCTTGGTCACTGCTGGAAACTATGCGGACACCGGCACTATTCTGACTCCAGTCTGGACTTCCTATTGGCTGAGAGATGAATTGGATGAATTTGGATATTCTCAGGTTGATACCGTGTTTTTTCCACCAGTAACCGGACCGGAACAGATCATGGCAGCCTGGAACGCTGGAGTGGGAGTTGTGAACTATCGCGGTTGGGGTGACGCCCATGGTTGGCATTTTCCTCATTTCCATGTCAGTGATTTTGATGATGGTGATCTGACCAACGGCAACAAACTTCCCATTGTATTCAGTTTTGTCTGCGGGACTGGTAAATTTGACAGCTCAATTGACCCGGCCTTTTGTGAGGCTTTGCTGACCCAGGGCAGTATTGCTATTCCAACCGGTGCTGTGGCAGTTGTGGCACCTTCAGATCTTCACACTCGCACCAAATTCAACAATGCCCTTAACAGCAAATTATGGGATGCCCTCATGGAAGGTCGTGCCCATGAGCTGGCACCGGCTTTATTAGCTTCAAAATTCGGTTTTCTGGATGAATTTGTCAACGAACTGGATCCGGGCGAAATGGCTGAATTCTATTATCACACCTATAATATCATGGGTGACCCCAGCCTGCCGGTGTGGCTGCTTACACCAGAAAGTATCGATGTAGTGCCCGCCGATCTTGGCTCAGTCAGTTGGGATGATGGCCTGATCACGTTGCATCGGCCGGATTTACCTCAGGGTGTTTTCGCTTTACGCCAAAATGATGCTATCATTGGATCCGGTTGCTGGACAGATGGACAGATCAGGATCTATCGCTATGATGGTGCGGCTTTTTATGATGAGAACAATCCAGAGGTACCGCTTGAGATAACCTTGAACAGTCCAGGTCATTTACCAGTGACCATGGAGATCACTCCTGCTGCTGGCAATGGAGTGGTCTTTAACGGTATGGAGGAAGGGCTACACGTCGGTATGAGTACCTGGACCCCTCAACTACACAATTATGGCAACTCGACCCAGACGGTAACGCTGAATCTGAGTACACCGGATGGGTCCTATACAGCTTCTGCCGGGAGTATTACCCTACCTGCCGGAGCCACCCTGAGTATGAATAGTCTGTCAGCACCAGTGATTCAATTGATAGATCGTGAGATCCTCATTGATCTGGAAATTGATGGCAATGGTTCATCAGTGGCTATCCCGATCCAGACAGTTGCTCCTGCTGTGGGAGTCAATTTTATCAACACACCCAGACCTCTGCCTGATGCGGATTTCAGTCTTGAGCTGAATGGCAGTTTTCTGGGGATGGGCGCTACTGGAACAACGATCCATATCGATCTTAGCAGTCCTGCTGATTTTGTAACTCTGGAGGATGTGTCAGGGACTGCCGTGTTAACCGCTGAAGGCAATCTGATGTTTTCAGATGACAGCTTCAGTGGATCGCTTGCTCAAGTAGCCCATGGAAGTCGCCTGCCCCTGTATTTTAGTTTTACCCTGGGCGATCAGGTCGAACCCTTTTATGAGAAACGGATTACGGTTATTGTGGGTGCTATCAGCAGCACAGATCCCACGCCACCCACCTTAAATGAGGGATACTGGGCTTATGATAATACTGATACAGAATATCCTGAACTGCCCACCTATGCCTGGCAGGATCTCTCTGTTGAAGCTGGCGCCCAACACTACAGTTTGAGCGATGATGATCATGAGGTCATAGCGTTACCCTTCAACTTCACTTATTATGATATCGATTATGATCTAATGACCATTAACTCTAATGGCTGGGCTGCTTTTGGATCAGATTATATCAATTATTTCCGAAATTGGTCCATCCCCATGCCCCTGGGACCGGATGCCATGCTGGCTCCTTTCTGGGATGATCTTGACAATGATACGCTGGTCAATGGCCAGGAAGTCGGTCGTCCAATTGACATGTACACCTTTCATGATCAGGTTAATCAGCAATTTATAATAGAGTGGCATGAGGTTTGGAATGGCTTTGGAGATCGTAGTTTTCTGGAAACATTTCAGATCATTCTCCATGATCCAGCCGCTTTTGTTGCTGCTGATGGTAATGGTGTTATTGAATTTCAGTATTTTGAAGTGAACGATGTAGATCAGATCAACAACTATAGTACGGTGGGTATCGAATCACCTGATCAGAACGACGGAGTCATGTACGTTTATGCCAGAAACTACGCCCCTGGCGCTGCCGATCTGGTGGCGGGTCGGATCATTCGGTTTACAACCAATCCGCCTGAATTCTATGTTCAGCCCATA encodes the following:
- a CDS encoding M14 family zinc carboxypeptidase; amino-acid sequence: MRVFIGFCLLLILAPFQAGAQSNLRDSVIDPRYHTYEEVVAYMDSIQDIPAYAAILEVREIGRSNNEDLPIYAVKLSDNPTQDEDEPALLFMGQCHAEEILGLEITIGLIDSLLHGFDANNPHVMSILENLEVWAIPTYNPEGLRVVHDGLDVSYRKNKTDNNNNGIFDYVPGIGYDIDGVDFNRNFNFNWIFGDEYEVGDYDYYRGPSPFSESEVRAVAALARQEQFLLSVAYHSARSGTPEIIYYSWEWEETKQPPDIEIMSSMANILAQRIINESGDGNYSVTPGKTPRGNAHDWFYTQTGSIQFLMEVGTNNLQPNAAIIDDTVERNLEGIFYLMDRAFGRAPESKAMITGIVTDASDGFALEGAQIRLAKLAADWSLTELEGLMMQPRVTDGFGRYRRLVNQGTYRVIASAPGFGADTIPAVFTSDSYATILDFSLEPMTIRQIDLDLTQSTGIDAYEVIVWDETQRDTLTMAPGVNRFDWQGNELFLGVSAEGYFPENHHFDLSNATTFTLTVTLPAEPVTAYSTGFDDLTDWNITSGSWATTAGKLVSQPDLFYAAGLDMEITLPNINLDVFPDAQRLGVVLKHAYEVEWHLDTLALELWTADESELLISQTWVDQNFKDHTETFFIHGSIPVSGLLKLQMKTDSTVGFRGWQIDSLALFLSESEFVGIDPVEKERNTPGFSQDAELSATLSPNPLQKQTELNFTVPNSGMGQIQVFDIRGREIYQEHIYFNAGANSWIWLGQDLSGHSVSKGIYFLRLTGTQQTITRKLMVIDKF
- a CDS encoding C25 family cysteine peptidase → MLKSFLKIGSIILFTAMMLSAAGPLAFKDLLQNYPTVADRYAWDSYQRGHFLVIGADAALTNPFLDSFRIFKERQGFRVNMVPLSETGSNSSDIRSYIADYYATHDLEYVLLIGDVNGAYALPTFSYGPENDVTDLPYVLIEGGGDDFFPEAFIGRWPVDTAQDLVKVITRTITYAQTPDVESGYLERALVTAGNYADTGTILTPVWTSYWLRDELDEFGYSQVDTVFFPPVTGPEQIMAAWNAGVGVVNYRGWGDAHGWHFPHFHVSDFDDGDLTNGNKLPIVFSFVCGTGKFDSSIDPAFCEALLTQGSIAIPTGAVAVVAPSDLHTRTKFNNALNSKLWDALMEGRAHELAPALLASKFGFLDEFVNELDPGEMAEFYYHTYNIMGDPSLPVWLLTPESIDVVPADLGSVSWDDGLITLHRPDLPQGVFALRQNDAIIGSGCWTDGQIRIYRYDGAAFYDENNPEVPLEITLNSPGHLPVTMEITPAAGNGVVFNGMEEGLHVGMSTWTPQLHNYGNSTQTVTLNLSTPDGSYTASAGSITLPAGATLSMNSLSAPVIQLIDREILIDLEIDGNGSSVAIPIQTVAPAVGVNFINTPRPLPDADFSLELNGSFLGMGATGTTIHIDLSSPADFVTLEDVSGTAVLTAEGNLMFSDDSFSGSLAQVAHGSRLPLYFSFTLGDQVEPFYEKRITVIVGAISSTDPTPPTLNEGYWAYDNTDTEYPELPTYAWQDLSVEAGAQHYSLSDDDHEVIALPFNFTYYDIDYDLMTINSNGWAAFGSDYINYFRNWSIPMPLGPDAMLAPFWDDLDNDTLVNGQEVGRPIDMYTFHDQVNQQFIIEWHEVWNGFGDRSFLETFQIILHDPAAFVAADGNGVIEFQYFEVNDVDQINNYSTVGIESPDQNDGVMYVYARNYAPGAADLVAGRIIRFTTNPPEFYVQPIAVDAERPLSFTVGAAYPNPFNGVTTIPYTLLEQGQVTLEVYDLRGRKLLSRNIAQLNSGTYHFTLNTEGLSSAVYLVRIAVGGEYHIQKITLLK